Part of the Methanomicrobia archaeon genome is shown below.
GTAAAGTGAACTGAAGTGAACTGAATCGAACAGATAAAGAAAGAGCGGGAATAAGAAAGAAAGAGGTGAGAGAAAATGATTCCAGAAGAATATAAGAGCACACTTTTGCGCTTGGCGGACTCAGATGATGATATGAAGACTCTGCTGGGGCTATTTCACATGGTGAAAGGTTATACGACGGAAGAAACGCTTGTAAAGAACTTCACGGCAATGACCGGGAGGGACTGCAAGGAGTTATTGAAAGAGCTGAGGAGAAAAGGGATTGTAAAGATGGGGACGTATCGCGAATTTATGTGCCTGTCGGGCTACGAGGAGTTCTTTGATGAGATCACAAGCGGCTATGCACCGCAGCCCGGGGATTTAGTGAAGTATTTCGAGAACGCCGTAGAGATGGGAGACAAAGCGTCGCTGAAACTGATAGATTTAATCCTGAAAATAGGCAGATACGGCATTAAAGGGTTCGCGGAGTACGAGCTTGTAAGAGATGACATGTCCGAAGCGTTTTCGCCTGAGGTCTTCCATTCCCTCGAAGAGGACTTAATCAAGAAGCGGTTGTGCATATATGGAAAAAAGCGTGACGAAGAATTCCTGGATTTGTACCAGAGTGACGCGGTATTAACGAGTGTGAAGGAGCGGTTGATCGCGGAGGGGGAGAAGAGACTGGTGGAATCGCCGTTGCTCAAGACGCTGGAGGAAGAGCTAGAGAATCTTGTAACGACTGCGCAAAGTAGTATAAGGGAATGGCGCACAAAAATGGCTGAGAGCGCGGGTATGTCAGAGGCGAACATAGAACAAGCGGCGGGCTATTTCAGCGGCTTCACCGTGGACGATACCTCTCGGTTTATTACGGGTAATGCGCTTATAGGGAACGACAGACTTTACCTAGTGATTACCGATCGCTTATCGCGGTATGATGTGCGGGAATGGCGGGATAACCCAGTCGTTTTTATAACCGAGGAGATACCGAAATGGGTGTGGAAGATCGAGGCGGTGTTCAAGGACGCCTATCCAAATTTATCAGATCGGAGGCTGGCGATATTAGCACCAAATCAGGCTGCGTACGCTAATTTCAAGCAGAATCTTCTTTCGGAACTCGCGAACCGATTAGGTGTTGCTGAAATAAGGGAACTCTCAACGGCAAGATCGGCACCCACCACGGTGCGTAAACCCAGAAGCGCCGCCAAGGCGAAGGGAGAGGAGTTTGTTTACTGATCTATTTCCGCAGCATCGACATTCGTCCGGATGGTGCTTCACTTCACCGTAACTTCTTGTTATCCGCTCGATAATCGTCTAATGTCCGTCGCTGCGCGGTGCCATCAGGGAACACGGTAATCCAGCCCCTTGTTACCTCTACTTGCCGTTCTCGCACGCAGCTCTTGCCGATAACCGGACTCTTCAGATACGTCGCAACGATCGAGTATGCACGTTCGATCTCCTCAGGATATGGGTTGCGAGAGATCTTCTCGTGGCTTAGCTCCGCTCTGAACCGATTGATCCGGTAATCTATCTCCGCTTCATCCTCTAATCCTGTCAGAAACTGAGCTATATTCTCTATCTCGCAGTCGTCCACGATTCCGGGTATGAATACGGTATTCACCACGAGCTTCACCTTGCCATACGCGTTTCGGATATTTTCCAATATTCGTTCATTGGAATAGCCCGTGTACCACAGATGCAGCGTTTCATCCCACGCCTTCAAGTCGAACATGACTTCTGCTACGCCAGCCTCGATGAGCTCCTGCAAGTACGCGTCGTCCAGGAAGTATCCATTCGTGTCAAGTACGATCCAGTTCACGAATTCTTTTAGCTGTAATACCAAATCTACGAGGTACTGCCGATCAAGCGTGGGCTCGCCACCGGTTATTACGACTTCTTCGAGTGACGTATCGCCGTAATGGTCCCGTGCTGCTTTTTTAACCAGATTGACGAGTTGCTCGACGGTCATCGGCTCGCCCACCGGGTCACGAGCGATACTGAAGCAGCCTTTGCACTTGAAGTTGCAGCCGGAGAGCGTGATCCACGCACGGGGCTTGAGCTCGGAGAGCGTGATAAAAGGGATATACCGACATCTGTCTCTCGTTTCTTTCATCGACCTCATTTTTACGCGGTAAATTAGCGCGAGTGCTCTTTAAGTAAGTAACCTATCTATTCGAGTCATTTAGTTAAAGAGTAGCGCTATCTTTAGAAAAGGTTTTAAAGGAGCGTTCTCGCCAATCTCATCATCATCCGGGGATTCTTCTTTATCAGCTCGAGCAGCAATGCTTTCGTGGTGAGCTCGTGAATTTTAATGCCCGCTAACGAATGCGCAAGCTTATTGATGTCGTCGTCAGAGAGCGTGCAGAAGAATTCTTTCGCTTTTAGGCCTATGTCCAGCCGTTTTCGGAACTCATTTCGCCACTGGGTGTCGTATTCCGCCAATCGCTTCTTTGACACGTCATTCTCCTGAACTGCTTTTGCAATGACCTCACCAGCCATTTCGCCCGCGTGCAGCGCGTATAATATGCCGCCGCCGGTTATCGGATTGACCTGCCATGCGGCATCACCGACCAACACAAGCCCGTCTGCTACGCTTTCACTAATCATGCCGCATACCGGCACGGCACCGTACATCTCAGCCAGTATCTTGCCGTTGGGGAACTTGCTGTGTACGAACGCCCTGAGATAATCAATCGCATGGTGCCCCTCACCGGACATATCGCCACCGATCCCCACACCGACATTAGCGCACTCCTCGCCTTTGGGGAATACCCATGCGTAGCCTTTGGGCGCAATCTCACTGCCCAGGAAGAATTTCGAATAATCGTTGTCGATGCTTGTATCGCACATGAGGAACTCAGCACAGACGTCGATGTCCGAGGGGCGCAACTTCGTGTTAATACCGCCCCATCGACCAACCTTCGATTCCACACCGTCTGCGCCAACCACTACCCGTGCATGAATGCGTTTTGTCTCACCTTTGACCAAGGACCGGACAGAAACGCCCGTGGCATAGCCATCTTCCTTAATAAGGCCGTAAGCTTCCGTCCGTACGCGCACCTCGGCACCGGCACGTGCCGCTTCGCTTGCGAGGAACTTGTCGAAAATCCGACGTTCGAGCACGTAGCCCACTTCCTCCATCTTCTCGCCTGCCATCTCCACTTTCGTGCCGTCGGGTGCGTAGATATATGCACCTTTTACCTCAGCGCTGATCCATTTCTTATTTGGCGTAACGAACTGCTCGAGCTCTTTACTCGCGCCCTCTGCGCATTTCACCGGCACGCCGATCTCCTGGTTCCGATCGAGTAAAAGGACATCCAAGCCATGCTCAGCGGCTTTCCGCGCCGTTACGCTACCTGCAGGGCCTGCCCCTACGACAACAACGTCGTACCTCTCCTCGTTCATTTCGTCGGTAATCTCCACTCACTTTACGTTACGCTGAGACCGCGCAGTCTCATCAACAAAGAAGTTATAACCCGCGAATGATATAAATAAATAGCTTCGCGGATTTATAGATAGATAAGCAATGAGCGGGTTAAGACCAGAAGAGCGTTTTGAAATCGATGAGTTTAGCTGTTACTGGGACGTGGATGCGGAGACGTTCAAAGCAGGGATACTGGAGCGGGCGAACATCTTAATTGCCGGCTTTCCGCCCATGGGGAATCTCATACCGTATCACCTCAAGGAGCTTTTAACTGATTCGGAGAAGGTCGTGAGCTTTTATTCCTATGACTTCCCGCCAATGGCAGAAGCGCGAGACGAGGAATTCGAGATACCGCATGACGAACTCTGGTATAGTGCGGCAAAGCGTTTGTTCTGTTATGTCGGCAAATATCCCGAGATCGAGTACATCCCGAAGTCGGCGTACAAGCAGGCGGAGGGTGTGGCGCAGCTCGCACGAACACTTAACGTGCAGGAGTTATATACCCTGGGAGTCATTCTCCCGTCGCAAGAGCCGTTTCGGAAAGCTAACGAGGAAGTAGAGGCATATATAGGCTGTTTCGAAGGTTCGAAGAAGGAGCTGCCCGAGAACCTGCGGAAGATGACGCGGCAGAACGTAGGGCGATACACCATTATCCGCAAGACCGGGCTGCTTCCGGGGTTTGCGTCGAAGCTCGGGATTGAGAGCTATTCGATTCTGGGTGTGGGCAGCTATCCCGAGGATTTGCGAGCGTGTGCACGCGCGCTGCGAGCGTTTAAGCAACTGTCAGGAGTGAAGATAGAGGATACCGCGAAGATCGAGGAGATGCTGAAGAAGAGCGCGGAATCCTTTGAAGCGCGAATTCGGGAGCAGCAGAAGAAAGCGGCGTATCGGGGCGAGGGCGTCGGCGCGGAACCGAACGAATACATGTACGGGT
Proteins encoded:
- a CDS encoding radical SAM protein, with product MKETRDRCRYIPFITLSELKPRAWITLSGCNFKCKGCFSIARDPVGEPMTVEQLVNLVKKAARDHYGDTSLEEVVITGGEPTLDRQYLVDLVLQLKEFVNWIVLDTNGYFLDDAYLQELIEAGVAEVMFDLKAWDETLHLWYTGYSNERILENIRNAYGKVKLVVNTVFIPGIVDDCEIENIAQFLTGLEDEAEIDYRINRFRAELSHEKISRNPYPEEIERAYSIVATYLKSPVIGKSCVRERQVEVTRGWITVFPDGTAQRRTLDDYRADNKKLR
- a CDS encoding NAD(P)/FAD-dependent oxidoreductase, which encodes MNEERYDVVVVGAGPAGSVTARKAAEHGLDVLLLDRNQEIGVPVKCAEGASKELEQFVTPNKKWISAEVKGAYIYAPDGTKVEMAGEKMEEVGYVLERRIFDKFLASEAARAGAEVRVRTEAYGLIKEDGYATGVSVRSLVKGETKRIHARVVVGADGVESKVGRWGGINTKLRPSDIDVCAEFLMCDTSIDNDYSKFFLGSEIAPKGYAWVFPKGEECANVGVGIGGDMSGEGHHAIDYLRAFVHSKFPNGKILAEMYGAVPVCGMISESVADGLVLVGDAAWQVNPITGGGILYALHAGEMAGEVIAKAVQENDVSKKRLAEYDTQWRNEFRKRLDIGLKAKEFFCTLSDDDINKLAHSLAGIKIHELTTKALLLELIKKNPRMMMRLARTLL
- a CDS encoding PAC2 family protein gives rise to the protein MSGLRPEERFEIDEFSCYWDVDAETFKAGILERANILIAGFPPMGNLIPYHLKELLTDSEKVVSFYSYDFPPMAEARDEEFEIPHDELWYSAAKRLFCYVGKYPEIEYIPKSAYKQAEGVAQLARTLNVQELYTLGVILPSQEPFRKANEEVEAYIGCFEGSKKELPENLRKMTRQNVGRYTIIRKTGLLPGFASKLGIESYSILGVGSYPEDLRACARALRAFKQLSGVKIEDTAKIEEMLKKSAESFEARIREQQKKAAYRGEGVGAEPNEYMYG